The following DNA comes from Streptomyces sp. NBC_00273.
GACGAGGACACGTCCGCGTACGACAAGAACCACATCACCAACGCCGTCCGGATCGACTGGAAGAGCGACCTCCAGGACCCGGTCCGCCGTGACTTCGTGGACCAGGAGGGCTTCGAGAAGCTCCTCTCCGCCAAGGGCATCTCCAACGACGACACCGTCGTCCTCTACGGCGGCAACAACAACTGGTTCGCGTCCTACGCTTACTGGTACTTCAAGCTCTACGGCCACCAGGACGTCAAGCTCCTCGACGGCGGCCGCAAGAAGTGGGAGCTCGACTCCCGCGACCTGGTCGACGGCAAGGACGTCCCGAACCGCCCGGCCACCGCGTACAAGGCCAAGCCCCAGGACACCTCCATCCGCGCCTTCCGCGACGACGTCGTGGCCGCGATCGGCTCCCTGAACCTGGTCGACGTCCGTTCGCCCGACGAGTTCTCCGGCAAGCTGCTCGCCCCGGCGCACCTCCCGCAGGAGCAGTCGCAGCGCCCCGGCCACGTGCCGAGCGCCCGCAACATCCCGTGGTCGAAGAACGCCAACGACGACGGCACCTTCAAGTCGGACGACGAGCTGACCGCCCTCTACCAGGCGGAGCAGGTCGATCTGGCGAAGGACACCATCGCCTACTGCCGCATCGGTGAGCGCTCCGCGCTCACGTGGTTCGTGCTGCACGAGCTCCTGGGCCAGGAGAACGTCAAGAACTACGACGGTTCGTGGACCGAGTACGGCTCGCTCGTCGGCGTGCCGATCGAGCTCGGCGCCAACAAGTAACCAGACGGACGACCGGGCACGCGACGCCCTCGTAGTACGACCTCTCTAGGACAGGACAGAGAACATGTGTGGAGCACAGATCGGCGGGCCCGACCTCGCGACGCTGAAGCCCGGTGAGACGGCCATCCAGGGCCAGATCACCAAGGACGGCGAGCCGGTGTCCGGCTACGTCCGCCTGCTGGACTCGACCGGCGAGTTCACCGCGGAGGTCCCGACCTCGGCGACCGGCCAGTTCCGCTTCTACGCCGCCACCGGCTCCTGGACGCTGCGGGCGCTCGTCCCGGGCGCCCAGGCGGACCGCGCCGTGGTCGTCGCCGAGGCCGGCGGCGTGACGGACGTGGCGATCGCGGTCTGAGCACCGCACATGTGATCGCCTGATCGAACGGCCGAAGGGCCGCACCCCCGGGGGTTGGACGCCACTGGAACGGGGTGCGGCCCTTCGTGCCGTCCGCGCCCTTGCGGGCGGGCGCGCCGGATCTACGCTGGAGGCATGTACGCCCGGCGCCGACGCGCCTACTTCCTGCTCATGGGCGGATGCCTGGTCCTCTTCGTCTCCGCCTGGACCTTCGTGCGCCTGCTGTCGGTGGAGGCGGCGGTGGCCATGTGCGTGGTCGCGATGGTCATCCCACCGGTCGCCGCGATGATCGCCAACCGGCGCGGCCCGGACGACCGCTGGTGGGACGACCCCTCGGGCGATCCGAAGTCCGATGAGTGGTGGGACGAACTGGATGGAAAGCGGCGTCACGAGGATTGAAACCTCACGAGATGAGAATGTGATCTTCCCTCGTACAACTGGTCCGTCGCGGTGTGGGTCAAGGGGTACGCGCGGGTAACCAACCCGCGCCTGCAGTCCTGTGGGGGGCCCCTTTGGAACACGAACAGACCATCCCGGAGTCGCAGAAAGAGGGGGAGGGCGCACCGGAATCGGACACTTCGGTCCCGCGCCGCCGGGTGAGGCGCACGGTTCTCCTGATCGCGGGCGCGGCCGTACTCGGCGTCCTCGCCGGGACGATCACCGGCTACGCGGTGCAGTACCACCGCGAGCCCACCCCGCTGCCGCCGCTGGCCCAGCAGGAGATGGCCGCGCCGAAGCCGCAGGCGATGAACGACGCGACGACCAAGCGCTCGATCAACGCCAACCGCTGGAACAAGGCGGACGAGGACCTGGCCAAGAAGCTGGTGGACATCCCCGGCGGCGGGCAGAACGGCTCCTCGGGACCCGTGTCCCCGGACGCCTTCTCCGTGGACTACTTCAACAAGCCCTCCGCGGGTGTCGGCACGCTCGTCCGGCAGGCCAAGCGCATCGCCGCCGTCCATTGGACCGAGAACGACCGGAACTTCGTCGACATCAACCTGATCCAGTTCCGCGACCGCCTCGGCGCCGAGGACTTCTACACGGACATCGTGAAGTACATGCCCAACAAGGACTTCGCGGGCAACACGGGCAAGGATCTCCCCGGCGCTCCGGCGGACTTCGGGCACATGTGGATCGACTCCGAGGCGCGCGAGAAGCCCGGCTACCACCCGGTCCGGCAGAGCCGTGCCGTGATCCGCCGCGGCGACATCGTGGCGATCGTCGAGTACGCGAACAACCGCGGCGAGATCGACGAGAAGACCGTGGCCGAGCTGGCCAAGCGACAGATGGAGCGGCTGTGAGCGAGCAGCAGAACGCAACCGACGCCGTGCCGGACGCCGTGCAGCCCACCGAGCCCGTGATCGCGGCGGCCGAGACGGCCGCGCCCGCGCCCGCGCGCAAGACGAACCGTAGGACGCTCGCACTGGTCTCGGCGGCCGTGGGCGTCGTCGTCCTCGCGGGCGCCGGTGTCGCCGCCGCGGCCGCGCTCGCGGACGCCGACCGGACCTCGCCGACGCGGTACTGGGTGCCCGAGGAGCACACGACCGGCGGCTCGGCGGCCCCGGTGCCGTCCGTGCCCCCCAACGAGCTGACGGCCAAGCTGATGCCGATGCCCGCCAACTACTGGGCCGGTCCCGACCTCGACCTCGAGGGCAACTTCTACTACCTCCCGAGCGACAAGGCGCTGCAGAGCTTCAAGGACGCCCGTACGGGCCTCTCCAGCAGCGAGCGCACCGAGCGGGACAAGGCGCTGGCGGACCTGAAGCTCAAGGGCATGGCCGGGCGCAGCTACGCCCGCGCCGAAGGCTACGGCGGCGCGGTCGCCGAGATCCGGCTCGTCCAGGCCGATCCGCAGCAGCTCGCCACGTTCGGGGAGTTCGCCAAGAAGCTCATCGAGTTCACCGGTGCCGACGGCAAGGCGCCCCAGGTCGAGGGCTATCCGCAGGCCAAGTGCGGGCTGGACGACTCGCTCACCGGCGGGAAGGACGGCAAGGAGAAGATCGACGCCCTCGACTGCGTGGCCGTCGAAGGGGACGTCCTCGTGACCTTCCGCATGTACGGGAGCAAGGGATTCGCGGTGAAGGACGCCGCGGGCCTGTTCAAGCAGCAACTCGACCACCTCAAGTCCCCCGGAGAGTCCGCGTGAGCGAGCAGACCACCACCGGCACCGAGGGGGAGGCCGTGCCCGCGCCCGCCGCCGAGCCCGCGCCCGCCCCGCAGGCCCCCGCGGCCACCGCTGCCACCGAGGCCGTGACCGTGGCCGTGACCGAGGCGGCGCCCGCGCCCTCGGTCCCGCCCGCGCCCACGGCTGCTCCCGAGGCTGCTCCCGCGCCCGAGGCCGCGCCCGCGCCCGAGGCCGCGCCCGCGCCCGAGGCCGCGCCCGCGCCCGAGGCCGCGCCCGCGCCCGAGGCCGGCTCCCCGCCCGTCCCGCCCGCCCCGCCCAAGGACCGGCGGCGCCTGTTCGCCGCCCTGCGCTGGACCGCCGCCGTCGCCGTGTTCGCCGCCGTCGGCACGGGGGTCGCGTACGGGATCACGGTGCCCGAGCGCACCGACATCCCCGGCCTGTCCACCGAGGACGACGGCCGCTGGACGTTCCCGGAGCTGTCCCGGCCCGCGCTGCCCGCCGGCGCCCCGGTGCCCCAGGGCCCGGACAACAAGGACGGGACGCACTACGCGCAGCTGGGCGGCCTGCTGCTGCCCGCCCCCGTGGGCGCCAAGACCGACGACACGGTCAAGGCGGACAAGGACGGGGCGGTGTCGGCCGACGCCTTCCTGGAGGAGTACACGCCCGAGGCCCGCGAGAAGCTGAAGCAGTCCCTCGAATGGGACGGGCTGCGGCAGATCACCGGTCGGGGCTGGACCACGGCGGACGGCACGCGGACGCACGTGTACCTGCTGCGCTTCCACTCCTCGGGCTTCGTGGACGCGTTCAAGGGCTGCGACAGCAACGCCCAGCTGAACGGCGTCTCGGCCCTCGACCTGGATGACGTGTGGAGCAAGGCCAAGAACACCCAGATGAACAGCACCACGCTGGACTTCCCGGGGGCGGCCAACTTCGACGGCACCGAACTCAGCATCTACCAGGAAGTGAAGCCCGTCCTCGGGGACGAGCAGACCAAGATCGGGTGCCTCCGGACGGGTGATGTCCTGGGCATGGTCATCCAGACCCACAAGGGCGAGGTGGCCCCCGTCACCTTCCACCAGTCGGTGATCCTGCAGAGCCAGCTGCTGAGCTGACCCGCCGGGCCGGACCCGGGCCGGACCCGGGCCGGCCCGGGTCTACGGGCCACCTCACACAGTGCGCCCGGCCCCGGGACAGTAGGCTTGGGGACCGGCCCGTACCCCCCGAACGAATTCCGAGGAGCACCCCGTGCTTGAGGCAGTCTTCACCTCCCTGCTGGTCCTGGTCTGCGTCGGCGTCATGGCCTTCACCGGCCTGGCCGTCAAGAAGCTGTACCAGGGTCAGCGCTGAGCATCCGCCCAGCAGACCGCCCCGGAACCCCTCCGACAGATCGCCTGAGCAGCCATTCATGATCCAGATCCCGTCCGACCTGAACCCGGGCCTCGTCCCCCTCGCCTTCCTCCTCGGCAACTGGGAGGGTGCGGGAGTCTTCGACTTCCCCGGTGAGGAGAAGTGCAACTTCGGCCAGGAAGTCGTCTTCAGCCACGACGGCCGGGACTTCCTGGAGTACACCTCCCACACCTGGGTCCTCGACGCCGAGGGCAACAAGGTGCGCCCGCTGGAGTCCGAGTCGGGCTACTGGCGCATCGACAAGGACCGCAAGGTCGAGATCGTCATGGTCCGCGACCAGGGCGTCGTCGAGGTCTGGTACGGCGAGCTCGCCGACCAGAAGCCCCAGATCGACCTGGTCACCGACGCGGTCGCCCGCACCGCGGCCTCCGGCCCGTACAGCGGCGGCAAGCGGCTCTACGGCTACGTGAAGAGCGACCTCATGTGGGTCGGCGAGAAGGCCACCCCGGACGTCGAGCTGCGCCCGTACATGTCGGCCCAGCTGAAGAAGGTCGTCACGCCCGAGGAGGTCGCCGAGATGGCGCGCAACCTCCCGGACATGCCGGACGACGGCATCGCCTTCTTCCGCTGAGCCCACCGGCTGCACACAGCGCCATACGCAAGGCTGTGCGAAAGGGGACCGCGGGACCGCCCGCGGTCCCCTTCGCGCGCATACACTGGCCGGGTGGGGAGCAGCGTGGACACCGAAGGCTCTGACTGGAAGAGCGACCTGCGGCAGCGCGGATACCGGCTGACACCGCAGCGCCAGCTCGTGCTCGAAGCGGTCGACGCCCTGGAGCACGCCACCCCGGACGAGATCCTCGTCGAGGTGCGCAAGACCGCCTCCGGGGTCAACATCTCCACCGTCTACCGCACCCTGGAGCTCCTGGAGGAGCTCAAGCTGGTTTCGCACGCCCACCTCGGGCACGGGGCCCCCACCTACCACCTCGCCGACCGGCACCACCACATCCACCTGGTCTGCCGGGACTGCGCCGAGGTCATCGAGGCGGACGTGGACATCGCCGCCGAGTTCACGGCGAAGCTCCGTAGCACCTTCGGCTTCGAGACCGACATGAAGCACTTCGCGATCTTCGGTCTGTGCCGCAAGTGCGCTGCCAAGCAGCGTGCCGCTCAGTCGTAGCAGGGTCGTACGCTTGGTCCCATGACCAGCAGCCCCTTGCTCCATCTCCCCGGCGCCGTACCGGCCGAAGGCCGTGACGAGGGCGTCGCCGCCCACTACGGCGAGCTGTACGGCGAACAGCGCGCCCTCACCGAGGGGCGCGGATTCGTCGACCTCTCGCACCGCGGAGTCGTCACCGTCAGCGGGCCGGAGCGCCTGAGCTGGCTGCACCTGCTGCTCACCCAGCACCTCACCGAGCTGCCGGCCGGGCAGGCGACCGAGGCGCTGATCCTCTCCGCCAACGGGCACATCGAGCACGCGCTCTACCTCGTCGACGACGGCGAGACCACGTGGGCGCACGTGGAGCCGGGTACCCAGGGCGAGCTGATCGCCTACCTGGAGTCCATGAAGTTCTTCTACCGCGTCGAAGTCGCCGACCGCACCGAGGAGTTCGCGGTCGTGCACCTGCCGGCCGGTTCCATCGCCGAGGTCACCCCGGACAAGGAGCACATCGTCCGGGAGACGGCGTACGGCCGGGACGTCTTCCTGCCCCGCGGCGAGCTGGAGTCGTTCGCCGCCGCGCACGGCCCGGCCGCGGGCCTGCTCGCGTACGAGGCCCTGCGCGTCGAGGCGCACCGGCCGCGGCTCGGCCTGGAGACCGACCACCGCACCATCCCGCACGAGCTGGGCTGGATCGGTACCGCCGTGCACCTGCAGAAGGGCTGCTACCGCGGCCAGGAGACGGTCGCCCGCGTCCACAACCTGGGGAAGCCCCCGCGCCGCCTGGTCTTCTTGCACCTGGACGGCTCGGAGGTGCTGCTCCCGGCGCACGGCACGCCGGTGCGGCTCGCCTCGGACGGGGAGGAGGGCCGTCAGCTGGGCTTCGTGACCACGGCCGTCCGCCACCACGAGCTGGGTCCGATCGCGCTCGCACTGGTCAAGCGGAACGTGCCGGTCGACGCGCCGCTGCTGGCCGGGAAGACGGCCGCCGCGCAGGAGGTCGTCGTAGCCCCCTGACCGCTGCGGTCAGACGCCTCAGACGCCTCAGATGTCGATGACGATGGTGAACGGGCCGTGATTGGTCAGCGAGACCCGCATGTCCGCGCCGAACCGGCCCGTCTCCACCG
Coding sequences within:
- a CDS encoding DUF1416 domain-containing protein, whose translation is MCGAQIGGPDLATLKPGETAIQGQITKDGEPVSGYVRLLDSTGEFTAEVPTSATGQFRFYAATGSWTLRALVPGAQADRAVVVAEAGGVTDVAIAV
- a CDS encoding sulfurtransferase — protein: MSRSDVLVDADWVEAHLNDANVVIVEVDEDTSAYDKNHITNAVRIDWKSDLQDPVRRDFVDQEGFEKLLSAKGISNDDTVVLYGGNNNWFASYAYWYFKLYGHQDVKLLDGGRKKWELDSRDLVDGKDVPNRPATAYKAKPQDTSIRAFRDDVVAAIGSLNLVDVRSPDEFSGKLLAPAHLPQEQSQRPGHVPSARNIPWSKNANDDGTFKSDDELTALYQAEQVDLAKDTIAYCRIGERSALTWFVLHELLGQENVKNYDGSWTEYGSLVGVPIELGANK
- a CDS encoding DUF3099 domain-containing protein, which encodes MYARRRRAYFLLMGGCLVLFVSAWTFVRLLSVEAAVAMCVVAMVIPPVAAMIANRRGPDDRWWDDPSGDPKSDEWWDELDGKRRHED
- the ygfZ gene encoding CAF17-like 4Fe-4S cluster assembly/insertion protein YgfZ, encoding MTSSPLLHLPGAVPAEGRDEGVAAHYGELYGEQRALTEGRGFVDLSHRGVVTVSGPERLSWLHLLLTQHLTELPAGQATEALILSANGHIEHALYLVDDGETTWAHVEPGTQGELIAYLESMKFFYRVEVADRTEEFAVVHLPAGSIAEVTPDKEHIVRETAYGRDVFLPRGELESFAAAHGPAAGLLAYEALRVEAHRPRLGLETDHRTIPHELGWIGTAVHLQKGCYRGQETVARVHNLGKPPRRLVFLHLDGSEVLLPAHGTPVRLASDGEEGRQLGFVTTAVRHHELGPIALALVKRNVPVDAPLLAGKTAAAQEVVVAP
- a CDS encoding FABP family protein → MIQIPSDLNPGLVPLAFLLGNWEGAGVFDFPGEEKCNFGQEVVFSHDGRDFLEYTSHTWVLDAEGNKVRPLESESGYWRIDKDRKVEIVMVRDQGVVEVWYGELADQKPQIDLVTDAVARTAASGPYSGGKRLYGYVKSDLMWVGEKATPDVELRPYMSAQLKKVVTPEEVAEMARNLPDMPDDGIAFFR
- a CDS encoding Fur family transcriptional regulator; translation: MGSSVDTEGSDWKSDLRQRGYRLTPQRQLVLEAVDALEHATPDEILVEVRKTASGVNISTVYRTLELLEELKLVSHAHLGHGAPTYHLADRHHHIHLVCRDCAEVIEADVDIAAEFTAKLRSTFGFETDMKHFAIFGLCRKCAAKQRAAQS